The Phoenix dactylifera cultivar Barhee BC4 unplaced genomic scaffold, palm_55x_up_171113_PBpolish2nd_filt_p 002152F, whole genome shotgun sequence genome includes a window with the following:
- the LOC103696748 gene encoding trans-cinnamate:CoA ligase, peroxisomal-like, whose product MDRLPKCEANYAPLSPVTFLERAAKVYADRTSVIYENARFTWKQTYERCRCLASSLRSLNISKNDVVSVLAPNIPAVYEMHFAVPMAGAVLNTINTRLDANNIAAILVHSDAKAFFIDHQYTKVALEALKRVVADIGERHPTKPLPFVVIIDEVHSPASTKSGELHYEQLIACGNPLDEPHRLEDEWDAIALNYTSGTTAAPKGVVYSHRGAFLSTFTVLLQWQVPVEPVYLWTLPMFHCNGWGFAWGIAARGGTNVCIRNLSAAAIYGAIAAHGVTHMCCAPVVFSILLHAPPAERRPIPGPVQVLTGGAPPPAALLESMEKLGFHVSHAYGMTEATATALVCEWRPQWDRLPQEAKARLKARQGVSVLTLADMDVIKDRKGMASVPRDGKSLGEIVLKGSSVMKGYYKNKEGTRAAFQNGWFWTGDVGVVHPDGYVEVKDRAKDVIISGGENISSVEVESVLYRHPMVLEAAVVAMPHPHWGETPCAFLTLKPECKKGSLKEEDIIAYCKANIPGFMVPKKVVFLAELPKAGPKVQKFQLRDMAKRLAATPGREQAKAQPKDHFPPASRL is encoded by the exons TCTCTGAACATCTCCAAGAATGATGTC GTATCGGTGCTTGCACCGAACATCCCGGCCGTCTACGAGATGCACTTCGCCGTTCCGATGGCCGGCGCCGTCCTCAACACCATAAACACCCGTCTCGATGCCAACAACATCGCTGCTATCCTCGTGCACTCAGATGCGAAGGCCTTCTTCATCGACCACCAATACACCAAGGTAGCTCTCGAGGCTCTTAAGCGCGTGGTCGCCGATATCGGCGAGCGCCATCCAACCAAGCCACTGCCCTTTGTGGTCATCATCGACGAAGTCCACTCCCCGGCAAGCACGAAATCGGGGGAGCTACACTACGAGCAGCTCATCGCATGCGGTAATCCTCTCGACGAGCCGCACCGGCTCGAGGACGAGTGGGACGCGATCGCTCTCAACTATACGTCCGGCACGACGGCGGCCCCTAAGGGCGTGGTGTACAGCCACCGCGGCGCCTTCCTCAGCACCTTCACCGTCCTCCTCCAGTGGCAGGTGCCGGTCGAGCCCGTCTACCTGTGGACCCTCCCCATGTTCCACTGCAACGGCTGGGGGTTTGCGTGGGGCATAGCGGCGCGTGGCGGCACCAACGTGTGCATCCGGAACCTCTCCGCAGCGGCCATCTACGGCGCAATCGCGGCGCACGGGGTCACCCACATGTGCTGCGCGCCGGTCGTCTTCAGCATCCTCCTCCACGCTCCGCCCGCAGAGCGGCGCCCGATCCCGGGCCCCGTCCAGGTGCTCACCGGCGGAGCCCCTCCCCCGGCCGCGCTGCTCGAAAGCATGGAGAAGCTGGGGTTCCATGTATCGCACGCCTACGGCATGACGGAGGCGACGGCGACGGCTCTGGTGTGCGAGTGGCGGCCGCAGTGGGACCGGCTGCCGCAGGAGGCGAAAGCTCGGCTCAAGGCGCGGCAGGGCGTCAGCGTCCTCACGCTCGCCGACATGGACGTGATCAAGGACCGCAAGGGCATGGCGAGCGTCCCGAGGGACGGGAAGTCGCTCGGGGAGATCGTGCTGAAAGGGAGCAGCGTCATGAAGGGGTACTACAAGAACAAGGAAGGGACCCGCGCGGCCTTTCAGAATGGGTGGTTTTGGACCGGTGACGTCGGGGTTGTGCACCCCGATGGGTACGTGGAGGTGAAGGACCGGGCCAAGGACGTGATCATATCCGGCGGCGAGAACATCAGTAGCGTCGAGGTGGAGAGCGTGCTCTACCGGCATCCGATGGTGCTGGAGGCGGCGGTGGTGGCGATGCCGCATCCCCACTGGGGGGAGACGCCGTGCGCCTTCTTGACGCTGAAGCCGGAGTGCAAGAAGGGGAGTTTGAAGGAGGAGGATATAATTGCCTACTGCAAGGCGAACATACCCGGTTTCATGGTGCCGAAGAAGGTGGTGTTCCTCGCCGAGCTTCCCAAGGCCGGGCCTAAGGTACAGAAGTTTCAGCTGAGGGATATGGCTAAGAGACTCGCAGCCACTCCTGGGCGAGAGCAGGCCAAGGCCCAGCCCAAGGACCACTTTCCACCGGCGTCTCGTCTTTGA